In Turicibacter sanguinis, a genomic segment contains:
- a CDS encoding ABC transporter permease has translation MISKKFDPELFERAQLNHAKGDEIKTESLNFWQDAFRRLRQNKPSIISLYAIILLVVVSFLAQMIGPKHSNGNAVRYDQTPIIIEESTGVAIEKGRLNYLPPRIPGIEKLGIADGTMKKDLTNLELMVGSNLPEDISKLNSPLTKAEFVEALGIKYHPYDYQIISWTGEGENKEVTIQLTGSSTTETVPVSELMSEYSSYSDLDSFEFISSSVDQYGVQMLKVKVNVYVKNNIEHLYFYFGTDELGFDVWTRLWTGVQVSLLIGFLSLIIDFTIGILYGSIAGFYGGTAIDNVMMRITEILGSIPTTVVLIIFITIRDPFIDGIESLLHLKLSNVQASFITLIIAMSLTGWISVARVVRAQYLKLKDQEFVMASTTLGASSTRIIFKHLFPNIIGQLVVMATFSIPGAIATEAMLSFIGLGLPIPMSSLGVLLSNGNKVMTSYPYLMIIPSFFMVYLMLAINLLANGLRDALDPRLRGK, from the coding sequence ATGATTTCTAAGAAATTTGATCCAGAATTATTTGAGCGTGCGCAGTTAAATCATGCAAAAGGGGATGAAATCAAGACAGAAAGTTTAAACTTCTGGCAAGATGCTTTCCGCCGTTTACGCCAAAATAAGCCATCAATTATTTCTTTATATGCGATTATTCTTTTAGTTGTTGTTTCATTCTTAGCACAAATGATTGGACCAAAACACTCAAATGGAAATGCTGTTCGTTATGATCAAACTCCAATCATTATTGAAGAATCGACTGGCGTTGCAATTGAAAAAGGTCGTTTGAATTATTTACCGCCTCGTATTCCAGGAATTGAAAAACTTGGAATTGCGGATGGAACAATGAAAAAAGACTTAACAAACCTAGAATTAATGGTCGGAAGTAATTTACCTGAAGACATTAGTAAATTAAATTCACCTTTAACAAAAGCTGAGTTTGTTGAAGCCTTAGGAATTAAATATCATCCATATGATTATCAAATTATTTCATGGACAGGTGAGGGAGAAAATAAAGAAGTAACCATTCAGTTAACGGGGTCAAGCACAACTGAAACGGTACCTGTTAGTGAGTTAATGAGTGAATACTCTTCGTACAGTGATTTAGATTCATTTGAATTTATTAGTAGTAGCGTTGACCAATATGGTGTTCAGATGCTAAAAGTTAAAGTCAATGTCTATGTTAAAAACAATATTGAACATTTATACTTCTATTTTGGTACAGATGAGTTAGGCTTTGATGTTTGGACTCGTTTATGGACAGGGGTTCAAGTTTCTTTATTAATTGGATTCTTATCATTAATTATTGACTTTACAATTGGTATTTTATACGGATCAATCGCTGGATTCTATGGAGGAACTGCTATTGATAACGTTATGATGCGTATTACAGAAATTTTGGGAAGTATTCCAACAACCGTTGTTTTAATTATCTTTATTACCATTCGAGATCCATTCATTGATGGGATAGAGAGCTTATTACATTTAAAATTATCTAATGTACAGGCATCATTTATTACGTTAATTATCGCCATGAGTTTAACAGGATGGATTTCAGTTGCTCGTGTCGTTCGTGCTCAATATTTAAAATTAAAAGATCAAGAGTTCGTTATGGCTTCAACAACACTTGGAGCAAGTAGTACTCGTATTATTTTCAAACACCTATTCCCAAATATTATCGGACAATTAGTTGTTATGGCAACTTTCTCGATTCCAGGAGCTATTGCAACTGAGGCGATGTTATCATTCATTGGTTTAGGTCTTCCAATTCCAATGTCATCACTTGGGGTATTATTAAGTAACGGTAATAAAGTTATGACAAGTTATCCATATTTAATGATTATTCCATCATTCTTTATGGTGTATTTAATGCTTGCGATTAACTTATTAGCGAATGGTCTTCGCGATGCGTTAGACCCACGTTTACGCGGTAAATAG
- a CDS encoding peptide ABC transporter substrate-binding protein, with product MNKKLLTVFAAAFCAFGLVACSSDKNATETPSTESTTQSQTTDSTSKKVLKLLQTSNIPSLVPWAATDSASFLMLGNILEGLVVFGENGSIEPGAAESWEISEDGLTYTFKLREDSNWVKADGSVYAPVTANDFVYSWKKLIDPTSGAQYNFMIQTAGIKGANDALGLAESIVSYDTYKSDLEALKLSDYKDNDTQTAQAQYDEAKADLEVKMASAEEAILALGFASVDAARTDMSELIDALGVTAVDEYTLKVELETPTPYFLSLMAFPSFYPVNEAFVNEVTEDKFGTNVNNFIYNGPFVFKDWKISERFYIEKNVNYWDSENVALDGVDFRVVPGIDNNTAVGLYLEGSIQSIGLSGANVQTYGSRPDAVAYGDTGMFYLEVNNGKGAMTPEKTLLANTDARKAINMAINKAFITDNVFANGSLPADYFVPKNFVYGPADTAYEGVDFRNVNEENANGYNSYNPEEAAKLWAAAREATGVTQALELEIIIFEGDSAAQVGAAIKNDLEANLGDENLTIKLSVLPFAEKLARSTSGDYHMVWSGWSPDYADPMTFLDMFTTGNGQNKLGYSNEEYDALIAAAKTGDLVTDLEARFKALADAEEILLGEDQAFIPLYQRGSVGLRDPKLLNYWPQQVGPDYFFKWTDIAE from the coding sequence ATGAATAAGAAATTATTAACTGTGTTTGCTGCTGCTTTCTGTGCCTTCGGATTAGTTGCATGTTCATCTGATAAAAATGCAACTGAAACACCGAGTACTGAGAGTACGACTCAATCACAAACAACAGACTCAACGTCTAAAAAAGTGTTAAAACTATTACAAACTTCTAACATTCCATCATTAGTACCATGGGCTGCAACAGATTCAGCTTCATTCTTAATGCTTGGAAATATCTTAGAAGGATTAGTAGTATTTGGAGAAAACGGATCAATTGAACCGGGAGCTGCAGAGTCTTGGGAAATCTCTGAAGACGGTTTAACTTACACATTCAAATTACGTGAAGATTCAAATTGGGTTAAAGCTGATGGATCAGTTTATGCTCCTGTAACAGCAAATGACTTTGTTTATTCTTGGAAAAAACTAATTGACCCAACAAGTGGTGCTCAATATAACTTCATGATTCAAACTGCAGGAATCAAAGGAGCTAATGATGCTTTAGGATTAGCAGAATCAATCGTATCTTACGATACATATAAATCAGATTTAGAAGCTTTAAAATTAAGCGATTATAAAGATAATGATACACAAACAGCACAAGCTCAATATGATGAAGCTAAAGCTGACTTAGAAGTGAAAATGGCTTCAGCTGAAGAAGCAATTTTAGCATTAGGTTTTGCATCAGTTGATGCAGCACGTACTGATATGTCTGAATTAATTGATGCATTAGGTGTAACGGCAGTTGATGAGTACACATTAAAAGTAGAGTTAGAAACTCCAACGCCATACTTCTTATCATTAATGGCATTCCCTTCATTCTATCCAGTAAATGAAGCGTTCGTTAATGAAGTAACTGAAGATAAATTTGGTACAAATGTTAATAACTTTATTTACAATGGTCCATTTGTATTTAAAGATTGGAAAATTTCTGAACGTTTCTACATTGAGAAAAATGTTAACTACTGGGATAGTGAAAATGTAGCATTAGATGGTGTAGATTTCCGTGTTGTACCAGGTATCGATAACAATACAGCGGTTGGATTATACTTAGAAGGATCAATCCAATCAATTGGTTTATCAGGTGCTAACGTTCAAACTTATGGTTCACGTCCAGATGCCGTTGCTTATGGGGACACTGGAATGTTCTACTTAGAAGTTAACAACGGTAAAGGTGCTATGACTCCTGAGAAAACATTACTTGCTAACACTGATGCTCGTAAAGCAATTAATATGGCAATTAACAAAGCATTTATCACAGACAATGTATTCGCAAATGGTTCATTACCAGCAGATTACTTTGTACCTAAAAACTTTGTTTACGGACCAGCAGATACAGCTTATGAAGGTGTAGATTTCCGTAATGTAAATGAAGAAAATGCAAATGGATACAACTCTTATAATCCTGAAGAAGCAGCAAAATTATGGGCAGCAGCTCGTGAAGCGACAGGGGTTACACAAGCATTAGAATTAGAAATCATTATCTTCGAAGGTGATAGTGCCGCTCAAGTTGGGGCAGCTATTAAAAATGACTTAGAGGCTAATTTAGGTGACGAGAACTTAACAATCAAGTTATCAGTTTTACCATTTGCTGAAAAGTTAGCTCGTTCGACTTCAGGTGATTACCATATGGTATGGTCTGGATGGTCTCCTGATTATGCAGATCCAATGACATTCTTAGATATGTTTACAACTGGAAATGGTCAAAATAAATTAGGTTATTCTAATGAAGAATATGATGCATTAATCGCTGCAGCTAAAACAGGTGATTTAGTAACTGATTTAGAAGCACGTTTTAAAGCATTAGCAGATGCAGAAGAAATCTTATTAGGTGAAGATCAAGCCTTCATTCCTTTATATCAACGAGGAAGTGTTGGATTACGCGATCCTAAATTATTAAATTACTGGCCACAACAAGTAGGACCTGACTACTTCTTCAAGTGGACAGATATTGCTGAGTAA
- a CDS encoding ABC transporter ATP-binding protein — MAKEFEEAEYTKADFKTWKQVLSYMSDAKRDVILLFITAITLAVLDTTIPQLNGMVIDEYVLTGNLDGLKGFGILYLLVIMLFGFIVWSFIMLSDRLQLHISYRIRQDAFKKLQELSFSFYDTSSVGWLMSRLTSDTNRIGGILSWGLTDAVWGTMVMIFVMIAMFIMNWQLALITIAVLPILALVSYFFQTRILKQYRRVRKMNSKITGAFNEGITGAVTTKTLVTEDDNLDEFSHLTKEMRDGSVRASIINAVYYPIIVALGSVGIALILYKGGFDVFNGKLSYGDLVIFISYSTLFYDPIRTLANLLTRFQDAQASAERVISLINTDSDIIDRPDVIKKYGQIGNLKKENWEPLHGDIELIDVGFKYKSGETVMEHMNLKVKAGSSVAIVGPTGAGKSTIVNLICRFYEPTSGQILIDGVDYRERSQEWLHSHLGYVLQTPQLFSGSIKENIRYGKLDATDEEIIEAAKLVNAHEFIMESADGYDTVIGEGGSGLSTGQKQLISFARALIADPAILILDETTASIDIETEKLIQDAIQTLLKDRTSFIIAHRLSTIVNADEILLLKNGEISEKGTHAQLIAQKGDYYQLYMGQFEKIK; from the coding sequence ATGGCGAAAGAGTTTGAAGAAGCTGAGTATACAAAGGCCGATTTTAAAACGTGGAAACAGGTCCTCTCATACATGAGTGATGCGAAGCGAGATGTCATCTTGTTATTCATCACGGCAATTACACTTGCTGTTTTAGATACAACCATTCCTCAATTAAATGGGATGGTGATTGATGAATATGTTTTAACGGGGAATTTAGATGGATTAAAAGGATTTGGAATTTTATATTTACTTGTCATTATGCTATTTGGATTTATTGTTTGGTCATTTATTATGTTATCTGACCGATTACAATTACATATTAGTTATCGAATTCGTCAAGATGCGTTTAAGAAATTACAGGAGTTATCTTTTTCATTTTATGACACGTCATCTGTGGGATGGCTGATGTCTCGTTTAACTTCAGATACAAATCGAATTGGCGGAATTTTATCTTGGGGGTTAACGGACGCTGTTTGGGGAACTATGGTCATGATTTTCGTCATGATTGCGATGTTTATTATGAACTGGCAATTAGCACTTATTACGATTGCCGTGTTACCAATTCTAGCGCTTGTGAGTTACTTCTTTCAAACACGCATTTTAAAACAATATCGCCGTGTTCGTAAAATGAACTCTAAAATTACGGGTGCGTTTAATGAGGGAATTACGGGAGCGGTGACAACGAAAACATTAGTAACGGAAGATGATAACTTAGATGAGTTTAGTCATTTGACAAAAGAGATGCGCGATGGTTCTGTTAGAGCGTCAATCATTAATGCAGTTTATTATCCAATTATCGTGGCTCTTGGTAGCGTAGGAATTGCCTTGATTTTATATAAAGGTGGGTTCGACGTGTTTAATGGAAAATTGTCATACGGAGATTTAGTCATCTTTATTTCTTACTCAACGTTGTTTTATGATCCGATTCGAACACTTGCCAACTTATTAACTCGTTTTCAAGATGCTCAAGCATCAGCTGAGCGTGTTATCTCATTAATTAACACGGACTCTGATATTATTGATCGACCTGATGTTATCAAAAAATATGGGCAAATTGGAAATCTAAAAAAAGAAAACTGGGAACCCCTTCACGGAGATATTGAACTGATTGATGTTGGATTTAAATATAAATCTGGTGAAACAGTAATGGAACATATGAATCTTAAGGTGAAAGCTGGTAGCAGTGTAGCGATTGTTGGACCCACAGGTGCTGGAAAAAGTACGATCGTTAACTTGATTTGCCGTTTCTATGAACCAACGAGTGGTCAAATTTTAATTGATGGTGTCGATTATCGCGAAAGATCTCAAGAATGGCTACATTCTCATTTAGGATATGTGCTACAAACGCCACAACTATTTAGTGGAAGTATTAAAGAAAATATTCGTTATGGAAAGCTGGATGCAACAGATGAAGAAATCATTGAAGCAGCAAAACTTGTCAATGCACATGAGTTTATTATGGAGTCAGCTGATGGTTATGACACTGTCATTGGTGAGGGCGGTTCAGGTTTATCAACGGGGCAAAAACAATTAATTTCATTTGCTAGAGCCTTGATTGCTGATCCAGCCATTTTAATCTTAGACGAGACGACAGCTTCAATTGATATTGAAACAGAAAAGCTTATTCAAGATGCGATTCAGACTTTACTAAAAGATCGAACAAGTTTCATTATTGCCCATCGTTTATCAACGATTGTCAATGCGGATGAAATCTTATTACTTAAAAATGGTGAGATTTCTGAAAAAGGAACGCATGCACAGTTGATTGCACAAAAAGGTGATTACTATCAACTTTATATGGGACAATTTGAAAAAATAAAATAG
- a CDS encoding DUF3899 domain-containing protein, producing MTQRYSVFFKSIAWMLGITTFFLMTQSIVRFNILGEIKSLFNHFSVTDLSLIFKQFVSHFSLINMINTLFLVALLFFCIYCFKWILDQGAFYTFQYSWQKTKRYVLFFLPKYWPTKKNIDKQNDYDEETGEKIFHTFEEFYEHKQASKWEDINQLLLSSIVLVIFTTIISFMII from the coding sequence ATGACACAAAGATATTCAGTATTTTTTAAATCCATTGCATGGATGCTTGGCATAACGACCTTCTTCTTAATGACACAAAGCATCGTGCGTTTTAACATTTTGGGGGAAATTAAAAGTTTATTTAATCATTTTTCAGTAACAGACTTATCGTTAATTTTCAAACAATTTGTTAGCCACTTTTCACTAATCAATATGATTAACACATTATTCCTAGTTGCACTACTATTTTTCTGCATCTACTGCTTTAAATGGATTTTAGATCAAGGTGCTTTCTATACGTTCCAATATTCATGGCAAAAAACAAAACGTTATGTCCTCTTTTTCTTACCAAAATATTGGCCAACGAAAAAAAATATCGATAAACAAAACGACTATGATGAAGAAACGGGTGAAAAAATTTTTCATACCTTCGAAGAATTCTATGAACATAAACAGGCCTCAAAATGGGAAGACATCAATCAACTCCTTCTTTCCTCAATCGTTTTAGTTATTTTTACAACTATCATTTCATTCATGATTATCTAA
- a CDS encoding ABC transporter permease, with protein sequence MFKYIIKRIGYIVITLFLVLTVNFLLLQLMPGGPFEDPKLSDAQKTILENKYGLNDPVPVQYTRYMTGVLKGDFGTSFKLQNQEVSDLVLSRIPYTIKPGAIALVVGVTVGIILGAIAAMNRNTVWDHLITIIAVLGVSIPSFVLASFLQYFICNKLGWLPYLYQSYDPIRGVTRLAEFKSLILPSLSLAVPVIASLMRYMRSELIEVLNTDYILLARAKGLTKSQVITRHALRNALIPVITVIGPMLISIMTGSLVIEQFFGVPGLSKLMLDAVTMNDYFLTLGIAFFYSFLYVVVILIIDILYGIIDPRIRLAGGGK encoded by the coding sequence ATGTTTAAATATATTATTAAACGTATTGGTTATATCGTCATCACACTATTTTTAGTTTTAACGGTTAACTTCCTGTTATTACAGCTGATGCCTGGTGGACCTTTTGAAGATCCAAAGTTATCAGATGCACAAAAGACAATTCTTGAAAATAAATACGGATTAAATGATCCAGTTCCAGTGCAATATACACGCTATATGACAGGTGTGTTAAAAGGAGATTTTGGGACATCATTCAAGTTACAGAACCAAGAAGTATCGGATTTAGTTTTATCTCGTATTCCATATACGATTAAACCAGGGGCTATTGCCTTAGTAGTTGGGGTAACAGTCGGAATTATCCTTGGAGCCATTGCCGCAATGAACCGAAACACGGTTTGGGATCATTTAATTACGATTATTGCTGTACTAGGGGTTTCGATTCCATCCTTCGTTTTAGCATCTTTCTTACAATATTTTATTTGTAATAAACTTGGTTGGTTACCTTATCTTTACCAATCATACGACCCAATTCGTGGGGTAACACGTTTAGCAGAATTTAAATCATTAATTTTACCATCCTTATCGTTAGCAGTACCAGTTATTGCATCATTAATGCGATATATGCGAAGTGAATTAATTGAAGTATTAAATACAGATTATATTCTTTTAGCACGTGCAAAAGGATTAACAAAATCACAAGTCATTACACGTCATGCTTTACGTAATGCCTTAATTCCGGTTATTACAGTTATTGGACCGATGTTAATTTCGATTATGACAGGAAGTTTAGTTATTGAACAATTCTTTGGAGTACCAGGATTAAGTAAGTTAATGTTAGATGCGGTTACAATGAATGACTATTTCTTAACACTTGGAATTGCTTTCTTCTATAGTTTCTTATACGTTGTTGTCATCTTAATTATCGATATTTTATACGGAATTATTGACCCTCGTATTCGTCTTGCAGGAGGTGGAAAATAA
- a CDS encoding ABC transporter ATP-binding protein, giving the protein MQEFKSIFKWMEGQRLKVVGALMATAFGIVFSTLIPLVSQTAIDMVIKQTTEGNPTFISDIVLSVSSFKGQLLMCGALIMIFTVINALFNFLKAKWSAEASENLAKNLKDKMYHHIQQLSFMYHKRVETGDLIQRCTSDIDTIRLFLSSQLVEMGYAVLIFIIIFSFMLSLNVKFALVSVCLTPVLFGFCFIFFKKVKQSFKEADESEARLSTTLQENLTGVRVVRAYCNQEYEIKQFEKRNQELKEKSYVMTKLNALFWSSSDFLSFLQIAVVIIYGAYITIKGEITLGTLQAFISYESMIIWPVRQLGRVLTDLGKTTISVKRINEVLNEPIEFEEGLQKPQITGSIEFDHVGFEYEDHDRILKDISFKVEKGQTIAIIGRTGSGKTTLMNLLLRLYDYTEGSIKIDGVELKKIDHKWMRAHIGAVLQELFLYSKTIKQNIAIAKKDAHEDEIQSVAKLASVHHVIEDFENGYDTIVGERGVTLSGGQKQRVGIARALINECPILIFDDSLSAVDTETDIEIRRALNERSKDVTTFIIAHRVSTVKDADQIIVLDKGHIIQRGTHEELIHQEGLYQTFWEIQNQKEAEVLNLMNEESGV; this is encoded by the coding sequence ATGCAAGAGTTTAAAAGTATTTTTAAATGGATGGAAGGGCAACGACTAAAAGTAGTCGGAGCCTTAATGGCAACTGCATTTGGAATTGTGTTTTCAACGTTAATTCCACTGGTCAGCCAAACAGCGATTGACATGGTTATTAAACAAACAACTGAAGGGAATCCAACCTTTATATCGGATATTGTTTTATCTGTCTCAAGTTTTAAAGGACAGTTATTAATGTGTGGAGCTTTAATTATGATATTTACAGTGATTAATGCCTTATTTAACTTTTTAAAGGCAAAATGGTCAGCAGAAGCTTCAGAAAATTTAGCGAAAAATTTAAAAGATAAAATGTATCATCATATCCAACAATTATCTTTTATGTATCATAAGCGCGTTGAAACAGGGGACTTAATTCAACGTTGTACATCAGATATTGACACGATACGCCTATTTTTATCCTCTCAACTTGTGGAGATGGGATATGCCGTTTTAATTTTTATTATTATCTTCTCGTTTATGTTATCTTTAAATGTCAAGTTTGCGTTAGTCAGTGTCTGCTTAACGCCAGTTTTATTTGGATTTTGCTTTATCTTCTTTAAAAAAGTAAAGCAATCATTTAAAGAAGCCGATGAATCGGAAGCGAGACTTTCAACGACGTTACAAGAAAACTTAACGGGGGTTCGAGTGGTCAGAGCTTACTGCAACCAAGAATATGAAATTAAACAATTTGAAAAACGTAATCAAGAGTTAAAAGAGAAAAGCTACGTCATGACCAAACTAAATGCACTCTTTTGGTCAAGTTCAGACTTTTTAAGTTTCTTACAAATTGCTGTCGTCATTATCTATGGAGCATATATTACAATCAAAGGTGAAATTACCCTCGGGACACTCCAAGCCTTTATCTCGTATGAATCGATGATTATTTGGCCGGTTCGACAACTTGGACGCGTGTTAACCGATCTTGGAAAAACGACGATATCGGTCAAAAGGATTAATGAAGTATTAAATGAGCCGATTGAATTTGAAGAAGGTCTTCAAAAACCTCAAATCACGGGATCTATCGAATTTGATCACGTTGGATTTGAATATGAAGATCATGACCGTATTTTAAAAGATATTAGCTTTAAAGTCGAAAAAGGTCAGACTATTGCGATTATTGGGCGAACAGGTTCAGGAAAAACAACGCTAATGAACTTATTGTTACGCTTATATGATTATACGGAAGGTTCAATTAAAATTGATGGCGTTGAACTAAAAAAAATCGATCATAAATGGATGCGTGCTCATATTGGGGCTGTTTTACAGGAGTTATTCTTATATTCAAAAACAATTAAACAAAATATTGCCATTGCTAAAAAAGATGCACATGAAGATGAAATTCAATCCGTTGCCAAACTGGCATCTGTTCATCACGTCATTGAAGATTTTGAAAATGGATATGATACCATCGTTGGAGAGCGTGGGGTTACTTTATCAGGGGGACAAAAACAACGTGTTGGAATTGCACGTGCTTTAATTAATGAATGTCCTATTTTAATCTTCGATGATTCATTAAGTGCAGTCGATACCGAAACTGATATTGAAATTCGTCGCGCCTTAAATGAGCGATCAAAAGATGTGACGACTTTTATTATTGCGCATCGTGTCAGCACGGTAAAAGATGCCGATCAAATTATTGTGCTAGATAAGGGACACATTATTCAACGAGGAACACATGAAGAACTTATTCATCAAGAAGGCTTATATCAAACTTTCTGGGAAATTCAAAATCAAAAAGAAGCTGAAGTTCTGAACTTGATGAATGAAGAAAGTGGGGTGTAA
- a CDS encoding ABC transporter ATP-binding protein, whose product MKKILDVEDLTITFDTFAGPVSAVRGVSFTLHEGETLAIVGESGSGKSVASKAIMGILAENGKVTDGSILYTKESGEQIDLAKLTEREYHQVRGKEIAMVFQDPMTSLNPTMTIGKQIMEPIIKHQKCSKAEAKKRAEELISLVGISDADKRMKQYPHQFSGGMRQRIVIAVALACNPRILICDEPTTALDVTIQAQILELIKEIQAKTNVAVIFITHDLGVVANVADRVAVMYAGRVCEIGTSDEIFYNSCHPYTWGLLASMPDLDTKEELLYAIPGTPPNLLTPPKGDAFALRSEYALKIDFEEQPPMFKVSDTHYAATWLLHEQAPKVTPPAAVLRLRAKGGYDHE is encoded by the coding sequence ATGAAGAAAATCTTAGATGTTGAAGATTTAACTATTACATTCGATACATTTGCAGGTCCTGTCTCTGCAGTTCGTGGTGTGAGTTTTACTCTACATGAGGGCGAAACTCTAGCGATCGTTGGAGAATCAGGATCAGGGAAATCAGTTGCATCAAAAGCCATTATGGGGATTCTTGCTGAAAATGGTAAAGTAACAGATGGATCGATCTTATATACAAAAGAATCAGGGGAACAAATTGATTTAGCCAAATTAACAGAGCGTGAATATCATCAAGTTCGTGGTAAAGAGATTGCCATGGTATTCCAAGATCCAATGACGTCATTAAATCCAACGATGACGATTGGAAAACAAATCATGGAACCGATTATTAAACATCAAAAATGTTCGAAAGCAGAGGCAAAAAAACGTGCAGAAGAATTAATTAGTTTAGTTGGAATTAGTGATGCAGACAAGCGTATGAAGCAATATCCTCATCAATTCTCAGGAGGGATGCGTCAACGTATCGTTATTGCAGTTGCCTTAGCATGTAATCCTCGTATTTTAATCTGTGATGAGCCAACCACAGCTCTTGATGTAACCATCCAAGCACAGATTTTAGAATTGATTAAAGAAATTCAAGCTAAAACAAATGTTGCTGTTATTTTCATCACGCACGACTTAGGAGTGGTGGCGAATGTAGCAGACCGTGTCGCTGTTATGTATGCAGGACGTGTTTGTGAAATTGGAACTAGTGATGAAATTTTCTATAATTCTTGTCACCCATATACTTGGGGATTATTGGCGTCAATGCCTGATTTAGATACAAAAGAGGAGTTATTATACGCCATTCCAGGAACACCTCCTAACCTTTTAACGCCGCCAAAGGGAGATGCTTTTGCACTTCGTAGTGAGTATGCTTTAAAGATTGATTTTGAGGAACAACCACCCATGTTTAAAGTAAGTGATACTCATTATGCAGCAACTTGGTTATTACATGAACAAGCTCCTAAAGTAACACCACCAGCTGCTGTTTTACGTCTTCGTGCTAAAGGGGGATATGATCATGAGTAA